One Candida dubliniensis CD36 chromosome 1, complete sequence genomic region harbors:
- a CDS encoding (FAD-dependent) oxidoreductase, putative has product MFKQLNRLRHFHISAVSRSDFSHVVIGGGVIGTAIAAELQEQSGNEVLLIDKNEQLGMETTSRNSEVIHAGIYYPPNSLKSKLCIAGKNKIYDAWTKGNFQVPLKKCGKWVVAQTDKEAEYLEKINKIAKEVDVSVNFISSTTAKAKYPLIRAETAILESPTTGIISAHDFTLFHQARFENNNGTIGLNTELTSLEYNKPTSNYTLYLESDSGEMKLTSDNVVNAAGLYAAQVSNLLLPSERHYQGYFAKGNYFSYSPTTSIGKITDVLIYPCPNPNASSLGTHLTFDLGGQLRFGPDLEWLDIKRAEDIDYTPNPQNLKEAYKAIKTYFPSVTLDSLHPSYSGVRPKIYSLEDNMKKFADFEIKEEAGYPGFVNLLGMESPGLTASWAIGEYVKDLYHK; this is encoded by the coding sequence AtgtttaaacaattgaatagACTACGTCATTTCCACATATCAGCAGTATCACGATCTGATTTTTCACACGTTGTTATTGGTGGAGGTGTAATAGGTACAGCAATAGCGGCTGAACTACAAGAACAACTGGGAAATGAAGTTTTACTAATCGATAAGAATGAACAGTTGGGAATGGAAACCACGTCAAGAAATTCAGAAGTCATCCATGCAGGGATTTATTATCCTcctaattcattaaaatcCAAACTATGCATTGCTGGGAAAAACAAGATCTATGATGCTTGGACTAAAGGCAATTTCCAAGTTCCGTTGAAAAAATGTGGGAAATGGGTGGTTGCTCAAACAGATAAAGAAGCAGAATATCTTGAAAAGATAAACAAGATAGCAAAAGAAGTCGATGTCCTGGTGAATTttatttcatcaacaacagcaaaGGCAAAATACCCTTTGATTAGAGCCGAAACAGCTATTCTTGAAAGCCCAACTACAGGAATCATATCAGCTCATGATTTCACTCTTTTCCATCAAgcaagatttgaaaataacaATGGGACCATTGGACTTAATACAGAATTAACGAGCTTGGAGTATAATAAACCAACTTCAAACTATACGTTATATTTAGAATCAGATTCTGgtgaaatgaaattaacATCAGACAATGTTGTCAATGCGGCAGGATTATATGCTGCTCAAGTTTCAAACTTATTGTTACCAAGTGAAAGACATTATCAAGGTTATTTTGCCAAGGGGAATTATTTCAGTTATCTGccaacaacatcaatagGTAAAATAACTGATGTGTTGATATATCCTTGTCCAAACCCTAATGCTTCATCTTTGGGTACACACTTGACGTTTGACCTAGGTGGACAATTGAGATTTGGACCTGATTTAGAATGGTTGGATATTAAACGAGCTGAAGATATAGATTATACCCCGAATCCACAAAACTTGAAAGAAGCATATAAGGCAATCAAAACATATTTTCCGAGTGTCACTCTTGACTCTTTACATCCTTCTTATTCTGGTGTACGAccaaaaatatattcattaGAAGAcaatatgaaaaaatttgctgattttgaaataaaagaagaagccGGGTACCCAGGATTTGTTAACCTTTTAGGTATGGAAAGTCCTGGCTTAACAGCTTCATGGGCAATTGGAGAATATGTCAAAGATCTATATCATAAGTAA
- a CDS encoding cytokinesis-and cell polarity-associated GTPase, putative (Similar to S. cerevisiae CDC42;~Similar to S. pombe CDC42;~Similar to C. albicans CDC422), translated as MRSIKSVVVGDGGVGKTCLLISYTTNTFPNDYIPTVFDNYSASVMIDGEPIKLGLWDTAGQSEYDRLRPLSYPQTEIFLCCFSVISPDSFQNVKSKWIPEILHHCPKDILILLIGTKIDLRDDLHVLDELTTRNLSPVTFEQGNKLAREIGAIKYMECSAATQVGVKEIFDYAIRAVLDPPNANKGEYMTNDSVPGMGVHNSSGNKKHNEKNGFGTVTGGAGKKRKIKRAKKCIIL; from the coding sequence ATGAGAAGCATTAAATCAGTCGTAGTTGGAGATGGTGGAGTAGGTAAAACTTGTTTATTGATATCCTATACTACCAATACCTTCCCCAATGATTATATTCCAACTGTTTTTGACAACTATTCCGCCTCAGTTATGATTGATGGTGAACCAATCAAGTTGGGATTATGGGATACCGCTGGTCAATCAGAATATGATAGATTAAGACCGTTATCCTATCCACAAAcagaaatatttttatgTTGTTTCTCTGTGATAAGTCCTGATTCATTCCAAAATGTCAAGTCTAAATGGATACCTGAAATATTGCATCATTGTCCAAAAGATATCttgattttattgattggtACCAAGATTGATTTACGAGATGATTTACATGTATTAGACGAGTTGACAACAAGGAATTTGAGTCCCGTCACTTTTGAACAAGGAAACAAATTGGCTAGAGAGATTGGTGCCATAAAGTATATGGAATGCTCTGCTGCTACGCAAGTTGGTGTCAAggaaatatttgattaCGCAATAAGGGCAGTATTGGACCCACCAAATGCTAATAAGGGCGAATACATGACTAACGACAGTGTACCAGGAATGGGTGTCCATAATTCTAGCGGTAACAAGAAACATAACGAAAAGAATGGTTTTGGAACTGTAACTGGTGGTGCTggtaaaaaaagaaagattaaAAGAGCTAAAAAatgtattatattataa